The following are encoded in a window of Candidatus Bathyarchaeia archaeon genomic DNA:
- a CDS encoding PQQ-binding-like beta-propeller repeat protein, protein MNWKGKVSKILIAAIALLLLGSTFSIMIQGTAKASTLPLSQRINPWTGQPYGDIMQYEWPVSGGDSGNTRFNPGPAPNRPDILWTFRPPGGIGGMFGAGPPTAFNGKIFVYNSTHLFALNPFTGVVVWTSRLNGTPIGFTTGSVFKVDDTYLGYICMDRITFHRIDNGAWVSTTRITPALGISGLVAGEVLYWGAFFYREYKLAYSAARNLTTNQHMAVAFDCSNPTAGATLKWTCPLPTGVEALGAGGGLVFYGGYGEGEIYAINATTGKLVWKSWKVGDSGYSITYYDGKVYHSAGGTKVTCYDAKNGTKLWEFEAGPRAFFAFGGAAAYGLYFDKSMAIPGYVAAWDAKTGEMVWKQPAHYYITYGVPVVADGKVYIHTCDQAETGSVAGIQSPGFSFSCFDAFTGQLIWRIPINIALPIVAYGNLYGISGGTLYCIGERTDPWPTYEGSPGSYRVATGQSAPSDISRPKWYFQADGPIVGSPVAADGKIVFGSYDGNIYCIDAYKGTLLWKFKTGYRVSSTPAVVDGKVYTGADDGYVYCIDLNTGTQVWKRPAGGVAEGALFRSMPQKRSSPMVVGNRIYVGAMDGKVYCFDTDGNQKWVYTATNITYGISGSPYVYKGVVYIASGDGFLHAINATNGNMIWKLSITASDRRFVSTPIVVNDPRAGEVLYIGSDTGAFMGGRRLTIVDPAAGSVITHISLTLVGTASTVMAWQPAYKFNGTHGILYISENMYASAWAIVNRTYLTRVWSQWVGHVIYSSAVYVDDITGAKVYVGNNAYSLICFDAKTGKPLSSYPTGGPIFGSVAVYEGRIYVGSYDGRLYCFSSTPVASTDIVAWCDWKECNVNETIIIHGKLRAVTVYDVKKFNPNFPVNYTEIWYPGIPNATVIVTFVKPDGSTVDVTTKTDRDGMFHVSFTPTVAGNWTWTAWFQGEDKISHAYDCTYTDAFPLKVKAPITEQPPAAAPTIPMEYIYSITAVIVIIIIIAVAALLVKKRAKK, encoded by the coding sequence ATGAATTGGAAGGGAAAAGTTTCAAAAATTTTGATCGCTGCTATAGCGCTTCTACTGTTGGGATCAACATTTTCAATAATGATTCAGGGCACCGCTAAAGCTTCAACTCTGCCGCTTAGTCAACGCATAAACCCGTGGACTGGCCAGCCTTACGGTGACATAATGCAATATGAATGGCCTGTCTCTGGTGGCGACAGCGGAAACACGAGATTTAACCCTGGACCGGCGCCTAACAGGCCAGATATTTTATGGACATTCCGCCCGCCTGGCGGAATTGGAGGCATGTTCGGCGCTGGACCGCCAACAGCTTTTAATGGCAAAATCTTCGTCTATAACAGCACTCACCTCTTCGCGCTTAACCCCTTCACCGGAGTGGTGGTGTGGACTTCACGGCTTAACGGCACCCCAATAGGCTTTACAACAGGCTCGGTTTTCAAGGTTGATGATACGTATCTAGGATACATATGCATGGACCGCATTACATTCCATAGGATAGACAATGGTGCATGGGTTTCAACAACGCGTATCACTCCAGCTCTTGGAATAAGCGGCTTAGTTGCAGGAGAAGTCCTCTACTGGGGTGCCTTCTTCTATAGAGAGTATAAGCTGGCATATTCAGCAGCCCGTAACCTAACTACAAACCAGCATATGGCTGTCGCCTTTGACTGCTCAAACCCGACTGCTGGTGCAACACTTAAGTGGACGTGTCCGCTGCCGACGGGTGTCGAGGCTCTTGGCGCAGGCGGGGGACTAGTGTTCTATGGCGGTTATGGAGAAGGCGAAATCTATGCTATAAACGCTACAACTGGAAAACTTGTGTGGAAAAGCTGGAAGGTCGGCGATTCCGGCTACAGCATAACATATTACGACGGCAAAGTCTACCACAGCGCCGGAGGAACAAAAGTAACTTGTTATGATGCGAAGAACGGCACGAAACTCTGGGAGTTCGAAGCTGGTCCAAGAGCCTTCTTCGCCTTCGGCGGAGCAGCCGCCTATGGATTATATTTCGACAAAAGCATGGCAATTCCAGGCTATGTAGCGGCATGGGACGCAAAAACCGGCGAAATGGTATGGAAACAACCAGCCCACTACTACATTACCTACGGTGTTCCAGTGGTAGCTGACGGCAAAGTATACATACACACGTGCGACCAAGCGGAAACAGGCTCTGTCGCAGGAATCCAATCCCCAGGGTTCAGCTTCTCATGCTTTGACGCCTTTACAGGTCAATTGATATGGCGTATCCCGATAAATATTGCCTTGCCAATAGTTGCCTATGGCAACCTCTATGGAATTTCAGGCGGAACCCTGTATTGTATTGGTGAGAGAACAGACCCATGGCCCACATACGAGGGCTCTCCGGGAAGCTATCGTGTAGCCACGGGACAAAGTGCACCATCAGACATTAGCCGTCCAAAGTGGTACTTCCAGGCAGATGGTCCAATAGTTGGATCGCCAGTAGCTGCTGACGGCAAAATAGTCTTCGGATCATACGACGGGAACATCTATTGTATAGATGCATACAAGGGCACGTTGCTTTGGAAGTTTAAGACGGGCTACAGAGTATCCTCAACCCCCGCTGTAGTTGACGGCAAAGTCTATACGGGTGCAGATGACGGTTACGTGTACTGCATAGACTTGAATACTGGCACACAGGTATGGAAGAGGCCCGCAGGCGGAGTTGCTGAGGGAGCCCTCTTTAGATCAATGCCCCAGAAACGGTCTTCACCAATGGTTGTGGGCAACAGAATCTATGTCGGCGCCATGGATGGAAAAGTCTACTGTTTCGATACTGACGGAAACCAGAAGTGGGTGTACACGGCCACAAACATAACTTATGGAATAAGCGGCTCCCCATACGTCTATAAGGGTGTGGTTTACATAGCCTCGGGCGACGGCTTCCTACACGCAATAAACGCTACAAACGGAAACATGATATGGAAACTATCAATAACAGCGTCGGATAGAAGGTTCGTCAGCACGCCAATAGTTGTTAATGACCCCCGTGCAGGCGAAGTTCTCTACATAGGCTCAGACACAGGTGCCTTCATGGGTGGAAGACGCTTAACCATCGTTGATCCAGCCGCCGGCTCAGTTATAACCCACATCAGCCTAACCCTTGTCGGAACCGCCTCCACAGTCATGGCTTGGCAGCCAGCCTACAAATTTAACGGAACACACGGCATCCTCTATATATCCGAAAACATGTACGCCAGCGCGTGGGCGATTGTAAACCGCACCTATCTAACAAGAGTCTGGTCCCAGTGGGTTGGCCATGTAATCTACTCGTCAGCAGTTTACGTCGACGACATAACCGGCGCAAAAGTTTATGTGGGCAACAACGCCTACTCGCTAATATGCTTCGACGCCAAAACTGGGAAACCATTATCCTCATACCCGACGGGTGGACCAATCTTCGGCTCAGTAGCAGTCTACGAGGGAAGGATCTATGTTGGATCCTACGATGGACGTCTCTACTGCTTCAGCAGCACCCCGGTGGCTTCCACAGACATAGTTGCATGGTGCGACTGGAAGGAATGCAACGTTAACGAAACCATAATAATCCACGGCAAACTCCGCGCCGTAACAGTCTACGATGTCAAGAAATTCAATCCAAACTTCCCAGTAAACTACACCGAAATATGGTACCCGGGAATTCCAAACGCCACGGTAATTGTGACCTTTGTTAAGCCGGACGGTTCAACAGTTGATGTGACAACAAAAACCGACAGAGATGGAATGTTCCACGTATCCTTCACGCCGACGGTTGCCGGAAACTGGACATGGACAGCTTGGTTCCAAGGCGAAGACAAAATCAGCCACGCATATGACTGCACCTACACTGATGCATTCCCGCTGAAGGTTAAAGCTCCAATAACCGAACAACCACCTGCAGCGGCTCCAACAATACCCATGGAGTACATTTACAGCATAACAGCGGTCATAGTAATCATTATAATAATAGCGGTGGCCGCTCTCCTCGTGAAAAAGAGAGCCAAAAAGTAG
- a CDS encoding PQQ-binding-like beta-propeller repeat protein has translation MEKGEKLPKILTITIMTLLLGSPLTIILQNPIAANALDPSQRINPLTGQPYGDIMQYEWPQYGCDEGQTGFSPGPAPNKPNILWRTSVPGVSGQPIVFSGKVFVAAGSTLYALDAFTGSVVWTRALPRAPSGFGTNYVVKLTDEYLMVWCSGPVILRISTGEIVADLWIREYSRHPGSGQYFWGAYSRELKMAYVTAYNSTTYEGLVLGVSLENPLQPKIAWKYVVHSPSEVITCGGGKVFLGTTEATVYALDGKTGRLLWETHTRGGLVQQSAIYYNGKLYTSAVTTQLTCFDGETGKILWQYEKGGRAFSAYKGAAAYGMIFDTTVEVDPHGHVRAWDAETGELVWKQPAYFFISYTTVAVADGKVYTSICDRAPGAVFAGITPPGYTFACFDAFTGALLWRILGMSFAHPTIAYGNLYGIYGGFVYAITDAPKDWTHGLIGNIENPRVAVGQAAPEVLKVRWEFQTGGDVSSSPAVVKGRVYVGSHDKNWYCLDAYTGTKIWNYTVGAPIRSSAAVVDGRMFTGNDDGYFYCLNATTGQLIWKTPAGGALLHLIDPMEFQVRSSPIVVNSRVYVGSVDGKVYCLKVEDGTVLWTYQTEGPVLGSPVYYKGTIYITSTDRYLYALNATTGSLVWRSFPLNMNIGVPSWSLLFNIGTPTVGDGILFVGGGVTYGTALPGVDYYPHSVPAGANGGGIRFFAFNATTGESIWNQTLAGNTQPVWVPAYWNGRLYISEFCQITCMNATNPNSGPYKVADFGESPTTPRRAGYRLWGQWLGYQISSSVAYADDIRGPKVYVGCDVGSVTVLNALDGKPLSSFTTPGNVPSSPAIWDGKVYIGSVNGKVYCFDDSPRVTTSISSDFVKGMKLKLGESVKIRGRLFAIPEEFVWDSQKGTYVPVQSSLRPGIPNTVIHISIIKPDMSVVNITTTTDKHGYFEVTYTPDVAGWTCWVAWSDGEMKPAVIYNAFCTEEYWFEVIPPLTQQQAAVGPAIPTEYIIAIILATIIIIAIAIYIIKRKR, from the coding sequence ATGGAAAAAGGGGAGAAGCTTCCAAAAATTTTAACCATCACAATTATGACACTACTACTGGGATCACCCCTCACCATAATCCTTCAAAACCCAATCGCCGCAAACGCCTTAGACCCAAGCCAACGCATCAACCCGCTAACAGGCCAGCCATACGGCGACATAATGCAATACGAATGGCCCCAATACGGATGCGATGAAGGACAAACAGGTTTCAGTCCAGGACCAGCACCTAACAAGCCCAACATACTTTGGAGGACTTCTGTGCCAGGTGTCAGCGGTCAACCAATAGTTTTTAGCGGTAAAGTATTTGTTGCTGCGGGCAGCACACTATACGCTCTTGATGCCTTTACCGGTTCAGTTGTGTGGACTCGAGCCTTACCAAGAGCTCCATCAGGATTCGGAACGAACTACGTCGTTAAGTTAACCGATGAATATCTCATGGTTTGGTGCAGTGGCCCTGTAATCCTCAGAATTTCAACAGGTGAAATTGTAGCAGACCTTTGGATTCGGGAATATTCCCGTCATCCTGGAAGCGGACAATACTTCTGGGGCGCATACTCGCGAGAATTAAAAATGGCATACGTGACAGCTTACAACAGCACTACCTATGAAGGTTTAGTCCTCGGTGTCAGTTTAGAGAATCCGTTACAGCCAAAAATAGCTTGGAAATATGTAGTCCATAGTCCAAGTGAAGTTATAACGTGTGGTGGTGGCAAAGTTTTCCTAGGAACAACCGAAGCAACGGTTTACGCATTAGATGGAAAGACAGGGCGGCTTCTTTGGGAGACACACACAAGGGGCGGATTAGTACAACAATCAGCAATATATTACAATGGTAAGCTTTACACCTCAGCCGTAACAACCCAATTAACCTGCTTTGACGGAGAAACCGGCAAGATTCTATGGCAATACGAAAAAGGTGGAAGAGCCTTCTCAGCTTACAAAGGCGCTGCAGCCTACGGTATGATCTTTGACACCACTGTTGAAGTTGACCCCCATGGCCACGTTAGGGCATGGGACGCTGAAACAGGCGAACTAGTATGGAAACAACCCGCATACTTCTTCATCTCATATACCACAGTAGCAGTGGCGGATGGCAAAGTGTACACAAGCATATGTGACCGGGCCCCAGGAGCGGTATTTGCTGGAATTACGCCACCAGGATACACTTTTGCATGTTTCGACGCCTTTACAGGAGCGCTTCTTTGGAGGATTCTTGGCATGAGTTTTGCTCACCCAACAATTGCTTATGGAAACCTCTATGGTATTTACGGTGGTTTCGTGTATGCCATAACAGACGCGCCAAAAGACTGGACTCATGGCCTCATTGGAAACATCGAAAATCCAAGAGTAGCTGTGGGACAAGCGGCACCGGAGGTTCTTAAAGTCAGATGGGAGTTCCAGACGGGCGGTGATGTTAGCAGTTCTCCAGCTGTTGTAAAGGGCAGAGTGTATGTCGGTTCTCATGATAAAAACTGGTATTGTCTAGATGCCTATACGGGAACAAAAATCTGGAACTACACTGTGGGTGCACCTATCAGATCTTCGGCTGCCGTAGTGGATGGAAGGATGTTCACTGGAAACGATGATGGCTATTTCTATTGCTTAAACGCCACAACCGGTCAGCTAATATGGAAGACCCCTGCTGGTGGGGCTCTTCTGCATCTGATAGACCCGATGGAATTTCAAGTACGTTCTTCTCCAATCGTGGTGAATAGTAGGGTGTATGTGGGTTCTGTGGATGGTAAAGTCTATTGCCTCAAAGTGGAGGATGGAACGGTATTATGGACTTATCAAACGGAAGGCCCTGTACTCGGATCACCAGTCTACTATAAGGGAACTATCTACATCACCTCAACCGATAGATACCTCTACGCTCTAAACGCAACAACTGGCAGCCTAGTCTGGCGAAGCTTCCCACTTAACATGAATATAGGTGTACCCAGCTGGAGCCTCCTCTTCAACATCGGTACACCAACCGTTGGCGATGGCATACTTTTTGTTGGCGGAGGTGTTACGTACGGAACAGCTCTTCCAGGAGTCGACTATTATCCACACAGTGTTCCAGCAGGGGCAAATGGAGGTGGAATCAGATTCTTTGCTTTTAACGCTACGACGGGAGAAAGCATATGGAATCAAACGCTAGCTGGAAACACACAACCTGTTTGGGTTCCTGCCTATTGGAATGGCCGACTTTACATTTCTGAGTTTTGCCAGATAACATGCATGAACGCTACCAATCCAAACTCTGGACCATACAAAGTTGCAGACTTCGGAGAGAGTCCCACTACACCACGCAGAGCAGGCTATCGGCTATGGGGGCAATGGTTGGGCTATCAAATCTCATCTTCAGTTGCTTATGCAGATGATATACGAGGACCTAAGGTTTATGTGGGCTGCGATGTGGGCAGCGTAACGGTGCTAAATGCCTTGGATGGAAAACCGCTATCGTCCTTTACGACTCCCGGGAACGTGCCGTCCTCTCCCGCCATTTGGGATGGAAAAGTCTACATTGGCTCAGTGAATGGTAAAGTTTACTGCTTCGACGACTCTCCAAGGGTGACTACAAGCATTAGCAGCGATTTTGTCAAAGGAATGAAGCTAAAGCTGGGCGAATCGGTCAAGATAAGGGGTCGACTTTTCGCCATACCTGAAGAATTTGTGTGGGATTCCCAGAAGGGGACGTATGTTCCCGTGCAAAGCAGCCTTCGTCCTGGCATTCCAAACACTGTTATCCACATTTCCATAATAAAGCCCGACATGAGCGTAGTCAACATAACCACAACAACAGACAAGCATGGATACTTTGAGGTCACATACACCCCTGACGTCGCAGGATGGACATGCTGGGTAGCCTGGTCTGATGGCGAAATGAAACCCGCAGTCATATACAACGCCTTCTGCACTGAGGAATATTGGTTTGAAGTTATACCGCCACTCACGCAACAACAAGCGGCGGTGGGACCAGCCATACCAACAGAATACATAATTGCAATAATCCTCGCAACCATCATAATAATAGCCATAGCCATCTACATAATCAAACGCAAAAGGTAA